One genomic region from Alicyclobacillus vulcanalis encodes:
- a CDS encoding universal stress protein, with amino-acid sequence MRTIVWAVDGSECSWRAGEWAAQMLGKWPEAELVAVYVHVPTVPAADAWTGIGLPTVMDVEAQESAIGRELREKVFERFQPYAARVVFREEYGAPADVIVDAAEAVDADLIVIGTHGRKGLDRVLMGSVSTAVMHRARQAVWVVR; translated from the coding sequence ATGCGGACGATCGTGTGGGCGGTGGACGGATCGGAGTGCTCGTGGCGGGCAGGAGAGTGGGCCGCGCAGATGTTGGGGAAATGGCCGGAGGCGGAACTGGTCGCGGTGTACGTGCATGTGCCCACGGTGCCAGCGGCGGACGCATGGACGGGGATCGGGTTGCCGACGGTGATGGATGTGGAGGCGCAGGAGTCGGCCATCGGCCGCGAACTTCGTGAAAAGGTGTTTGAACGCTTTCAGCCCTATGCCGCGCGCGTGGTGTTTCGCGAGGAGTACGGCGCGCCGGCGGACGTGATCGTGGATGCGGCGGAGGCCGTGGATGCAGATTTGATTGTTATTGGCACGCACGGGCGGAAGGGGCTCGATCGCGTCCTTATGGGCAGCGTCAGCACTGCGGTGATGCACCGAGCGAGGCAGGCGGTGTGGGTGGTAAGGTAA